GGAGGAGGGATGGCTCTGAAACGGGCGGCAGCGCTGTTTGCAGCCGGCGAGACTCCGGCGACGGAAGGCCTGGACTTCCGTGCCCCCGTGGATGACGCCTGCTACGCGGTGCGGCTCCTCTTGGAGGAGGAGGGAACCCTCCGCGTGATGTACTGCAATTTCTCGGATGTCTACGACGAGCTCTATCGGGCCGATGGGTTTCGGACGGTGGAGGAGCTGGAGGAGTTCCGGGGGAGGTATCGGCCGACGACTCTCCAGCTTCAGGACGATGAGTACTGGAAGGTGATCGAGGGCATGGAGGTTTGCGTCTCCCACACGTTCGGTGAGAGCGACATCCATTTCTTCGACACCATAATTGACGCGGTGAGTGGTTCTTTTTAGATTTTGGGTACGATTAAGCGTTTCTTGCTGATTTATATTAGATCTTTTGTGGTGGGATGTGGGTCTTTTACGTGAATCTTCAGGCGGGTTCTCTGTTATCCGATGAGTCTAGAGTATTGGCCTTTGAAATTGGTTCTTGGATCTCAAAATTATCTAGTTCTCCGTAAAACTTGTGTTCTTTAAGCgttattaatttatttactaacttGGCATGATTTGTTCTGGAGTGGGGATTTTTGGTGTTCGTTGATGAATTTTTCCTTTTAGTGTAAACATGGTAAATTATTATGActcgttttgtttttttttttttgttgtttttgtTAAATAGATTGCAGGGTCCCACTTCGACGATCCAAGCATGGTACACTACCtctaaattatcaaaagatttggtATCAAGTAGTTAAAAAATAGACAGTTTAAATAATACgagataatatatttttttgaccaCTTGACGCATATGCTAGGGTCCTTAAGTCACATTTTGTTGCGTAAGCAATTTCAAGATAGTATATCACACTATCCAATTCAAAAAAAGATGTAACTAATGTAACTTgaaaatatgcatgcatgcatacatgcacATGTATATACGTGTGCATTTGCTTCTCTCGACATGAGAGGGGGTATCTATTCCTCTCGGGTCTAAAATTAATAATGCACCAAATCAATTAAAGATCTATACCATTAGTCATGATTTATAGTGCTAAAAATACTTGAAACTGAAAATCATGTGGTGGTCTCTAATCTGTGTATTAGGTTGCTGTAAAAAATAAGTGAATGATTAAAATGATCTGAGGTTAGATTTTACTATGATCTAAGCATTAAAATATGTTGCTTTTTAACCTATATATATTTTAACATATGCAAATTATGATCTATAAGATGGATTCTCAATTTAAATACTTTATCATGTATTTTAGCATGCTAGGACAATGAAAACCGTCCATGTTTATGTCCATGTAATATATAGGTTAGAGACCACTAAAATATATGATTCTTGGTTTCTAGATGTTTTCAATCATAATTAACAGCATGGGTTCTTTAATTTGGGCGTCCTGTTACAtctcatatatacatatacatgtgtgcattttgttttctttattttattttcttggaAATGTTGGTATATTGTCTCTatatttatttgattattttttcttgattGGGATTGAAACTTTGcaggatttttgttttttttaatctGGTTTTTGGTTTTCATgtctggattttttttaaaaaatctgtaAAAATTCAGGTCAGAGCATTCTTTTTCTTTCATGGTATCAGATTTTTTTGGTTTTAAGGTCATTGTTTGCATCTCGAAATTAACTGTTCAATTTTTTAGCAAtagttatattttcaagagttattttttatttttttaattttttgtgcaTGCCAGTCTTGTTTTGGAGTGGGAATTTTATGTTAGTCGCTATTTCAATCTATGTTTTCTGTCCTTTTATGATATTCCGGGTTTAGATTTTGTTTTTTGAGCTCTCTTAGTTAAAATTTCTTTTATTCTGTAGTTTGGTATCCTAAAGTTTTTATTTgcattttcctttcttttttggaaattttttttttaacatgttTGATGTATGTGAGAGGATGGATGGTTTTGGTCATATTAACTTCAAGCTTAACCATATTGATATATACAATCCTACTTCTGCTTCATGAATTCTCTTGTCTCTCTCTTAAAGGGATAGAACCCAGTGAGGTGCTCTTTTCAAAGAACAACATATGTATAATAGGGATCATGGACAACTTGCCTTTTGATTGCTCAAGGAGTTTGTGCTGTTGTGGCCGGGTTCTAATAAACAATATTAATGTTTGCCATGTATAATGTCTTTTAGTATGCTCTGTTCTTCAGAATTCATTTGTTGTGAAAGTGGATCATTTACTTCTATTTCTTACGGAGGTTTTAAATATTTGGGCTGTTATTTTCTGGAATTAGAATTCAGATTGCTGATCGATCTCGttctatgtccaaaaatattgaatTGTTGTTTGACATGTGCTGTTACATACTTAATATTTTTAGCTTCATCTCTGATATGTGATATCAACTGAACAATTGGTTATTTTGTAGATCTTCCTGGTGTTATTTTGTTTTCTATCAGGAAATTATGCTTTCATTTAATTGAATTCCGACAAATATTCAATGTCAAATGTGTCGATTTTGTCTTCTAACAAGTTCCTTCTATTGGTTTCTTTCTGTCGTTTGTTTCTTTGGTCATATTTAACTAGTAGTTCTTTCTTCCCACAAAATCAGTTAGCTGCAGGTTTAGCATATTGATGTGTTGGTGCTATTTGCTTTCATGTCATGGTggattctgattttttttttaattttaattttggttTTTTTGGCTTTTCTGTTAGCTACTATGGTGGGGTTTCTATCCTTGGGTGGCAGTCTGTTTTGGTAGTTAATCCTTGAATTTTgcgctcttttattttttttaaattttttatgtgtaCGGTGTAAAGTACATTGGAAAATGCTTTGGGGCCAAAACCTGGTAAAAAGAAAAAGCTTCAAGCACACGTGTCATAAGGAGATTGGTGCTTTCTACTAGGGATCCACTGTGTGTTGTGCTAACATCCCAAATGCCAATCCCCTTTTGTCATATGGTGCCCCGGTTATGGAGGCCTTTTTCTTGGTACATTATTTGGGTCCCGTAGCATTACACATGTACATTTACTGTGCTAATCTTGTACCAAAACCTTCAATGCTACAAAGTAAGAAGTTGCTATGCAACACTTTAATTATGATAGTGAATTTCAACATTCATGCTTATTGAATATCTATGCATGTATTCTTGCATGCTTGAacatatgtaatgttctttaatgTGCAGGTGTCTGCGcgcacgcgcgcacacacacaaacacacacatgtTCGCCTTGCATTGTGCTGACATCCTGAATGCCAATCCCCTTTTTTCATATGGTGCCCTGGTTATAGATGTTATTTTCTCGATACCAGGTTTGGGTCCTATAGCATTACTCATGTATATTTAATGTGCTAATCTTGTACTAATCCTCCAAAGTAAGAAGTTGCTATGCAACATTTTAATTATGATAGTGAATTTCGATAGTCGTGCTTATCAAATATCTATGCATGGATGCTTGCATGCATGAACATGTGTAATGTACTTTAAGATGCAAGTGTCTAtgaatatgtatatgtatgtatgtacgtacgtacatatgtatatatgtacatatatgcatgcaggcTTGCATGCAGATGCAGACAACAATGGGAGGTGACTAGAACTGTTATAATGGCTTTCAAGACCCTTCTTAAAAATCTGATCTATATCAAGTCATCATATTGATCTATTTTTCTGGATATTGAACTAGGGTGTTCAAATGGCAGGCATCCTTTTCCAAACATAAATTCTCTGAAGGAGAATCTATATGTACCTGCACTTTTAGGGTTCTTTGGCAACATGGTCCTATGGCAGGGGAGAAATCAATAGCTGGTGTAGAACATATATGCATCCTTCAGTCTAAAAATGTAGAGGACCAAACATTAAACCACTTTCTGGACATTGCAAGGAGGATACTGGAAGAAACAAGCAATCAAGTGGACCCAGCAATTAGCCCTTTTCGAGCAACACCTAGGATTTTGTGACCGGCCCCAAGCCATGAACCTGAATCAGTTGGATCTGGATATGAGTTTTCTCATGTAACAGTTGTTGCATGCCCTGGTGGAACTCATGGTTCAACAGTTGACGATCGTTCAAAGAAGCCACAAAAGTCTTTTCTCCACTGCAAGGTATGTGTGTGCATGTGAATATATATGGTTATCATACACCTGATATAAACTGAGAATTTTTGTCTTTATCAATTAGAGGGCATGTTTATCTTTTGGGCACTTATGCTAAATTTTTGATAAGTTGCTGTATAATAAGAAGGGAAAAGTAATGTTTCTGCTGGTATCTAGTCTTGTACCCATTTTTTAAACCAGGTTACATAAGACAGTTACATTGCAGTACAACTCATGTGTGAAtgctatatgaaaaaaattatagagatcaAGTCAAAATTTTATGTAACTTTCTTCATATATTGGAAGAATCATATTCTTGAGtttttcttttattaatcttCTGGTTGTTGTAGGAAATAATGATTCCTGATTAAAGTAGTGTTTTGGAGCAGACATCTAGAGGTAGACCTCTTTGCTCTTATTAAATGATAGCATGCAGGTGAAAACATGATTCCTGTCTGACCTTTTATTGGCAGGGAAGATTTGCATAAAAAGTAATTCCAAACTAGCTGAAGATTTGATGCAAATTAATATTTTCCATGAAGAAAGCTATCACGTTTTCCATATTGCAAATTTGGACAAAGATTTGTCATCGGTCGCGATCATGGATTTCATACATGAACACACATCCATATCTTGTCAAGCAGCTGTCTTTCCTTGTTATGGGTCAACATCGTATCATATGGGAACCATCTTTGTGAAAAGGAACATGCTGATGAGTTACTTGAATTTTCATGTGATCCTTCACACATCATCGGGTCCTCAAGTGGGAGGTGAAGTGACCATTTTTATTTGTCTTGAATTTTCATTGCTGAATAAAAATTCCTTTTCATTGAAATACATGCAATGCCAAGTTGAAGAATTAAATAATTTGACAATCATATGTTGGTTTTAAGAAGTTAAAAAAATGTGTAGTAAGTCTCTTGGATGTGTGTGGTGTCAGCTGCTAGTATGGTAGCATTAATCTAACATCTATTTTCTTGggattaaaaaaaatactgtAAGATTACCTAATGTAGTTGCATTACCTACAATTGAATGTTAGGTAGGCTTCAACATATGGTGATAAATGAATAATGCTGCAGTTTTTTTTAGCCAAAGGTTTTAAGGCTCACTTTTTGAATGGAAGTTGGGGCATGATATTATTGCATAATGAAGATAACTAAAGGTGTCCCTCTTCAGCAGAGGCTTTGTAGCGAAGAGCGAGAGTGATGACTTTCTTGAGTCGTAAAAATGCTGGTAAGCTTCACCCTTGTGTGTCTTTAGCCAtatagatatatttatatttggCTGCCACCTAGTTGTAGGAATCTTAGGGTGCAGTAAATCAAAATATTCAGGAAAATTCATATGCATCAGAGTACTCTCCTATTGTTATTCAAAATCCTCCCATTTGCTTAGTGCATGGTGGGCTGCCTCCATGTCAGCATCATCCAAAAAATATTTCCTGGCTAATTATTagccttttgtttttttttggccaATACATAGTGATTATCTTGGTTTTGTCTGATGCATAATCTGTTAGTTAGGTTATACCTTCCTTTCATTACTTAATAGCTCTCAATTTCTATAGGGTTATTTGGGTCCATTCAGGTCTCCATACACGGTGGGTTCATTTCAGTTGAAGTCATCTCAAATTCCCAAAGTACTTGTAACCTCACACATTGCCATCCATCTGTGCTTTATACCTGCAAACAACTCATTAGGCTTTTTTTTCCTTTGCCAGTTGTGTTTACTACCATGAGATCCATTTTGattcaagatgaattttgatTGATGTACTCCAACCTATTATGCCTTAGTTTCTGGACATGGCTGATCAACTGATAAAACTCTGAGAAATTCAATGACCGTTACTTGCATAGTGGCTTATCTCCGATCCACATTAGTGCCTCCATATATTTGATATCATTATGTTCTAACTTTTCTGTGCCAGTCTGAATCGTGGTTGCCATCAACCTTGCTGCCATTGAATGCATGATGTTCACCATATAAGTCAAACCTGCTTTATGTAGTCAACCTTATTTTTTCCTCAACAAAAGGAAGGTAGTCAATGTTATTGTgagtaatgatttatttattttttttcaaattgaccTTCTTTATTCACTTGTCTCATTGTGGTTTTCCGTTGCTACTTATTTTACCTTAGCATAATGCATTCTTGGTGTATGAACTATGAATCCCACAAAGCCATGGTGCGTGAAGGACAAATGTTGGGAAGCAGTATTCATGATCCCATTAAGATCACTACATTTCTACTTAAATAACAGAGCAAGGGatccaaaatattttgaattCTTTAATTTAAGGCAAAGAAAGGGAATCATACTAACAAGAATATAAACTAAGGCCAGAAAAAAAGCCTAATTTTGAATAACAGATGCACAATAAAATCTAGTCTTCCTTCAGAACTTGCTTCCAAACTTTCATCTCGAATGATGTTAGAACCATAGAATTGGGGTGAAATCATCATCAAGCACTCAGAAAAGATGTCAAATTATCAATAATCCATTCAATTATGATGTAAAGGTATATGGAAGTAAATAATGATTCAAGGCCTAAGCTAATCTAATGCATTATGTGACAAAACTAACAAAGGCATCTGGGAGTAGGAGGTCTATGGAAATCCACCAATAAATCAATTTAACCACGTAACTAGTAGGAAGATACTGAGTGCAATGTTGAACATATTCTACCATTATGACAGTATGCTTCAGATTCAATTGCTTCACTGATTTTTGTGACTGGATTCTTGACTCCACTGAGGACTCATGGTTCTCACATTATGACTGAACAGATCGTGTTAGCCCAATCATGTGCCTGTAGTGTAATGCATCTCAGAAATACTCTCCTAAATAGCTGACACAAGCCAATACATACCACAATGGCCATTTGTCGCCATTTGTCGATGTATATTCTATATTACACCAGCGATCATGCTACACCTTATTTATGATTTGGTATAATTTTGTATGGACCAACATATAGATATTTGCTTTAGATTGCAACTTCGCAAGTACTATCTTAGCCTGATTGTGCACTTTGTTTTATCACATCACCATCATACAAGGTAAAAAAAGcttgtttttctttttaataCATGATAACcataagattgagttcaaaactttCAATTTATACATTTACAAAAACATTTGaggtataaatttttttaatgagcCATCTAACTTTCAGGCTTGTAGTGTAAATTTAGTGGTTTATTTCTCTTCATTATTATCACTAGTGGCAGAATGTCACTTCTGTTTACATATTGTTTGTTGATTATCATCTATTACATGTATTATCATTTGAAGAAGCTCATTTCATATGTTCAAtaatcttttgttttgtttccttGCTTATTCTTTTCAGACCTTGGGTGACAAGTGAAAAATGGTGTGGAGTAAACAAATGTGCGATGCCAAAATTTGAGGTTAGTTATATACACTTTTTGGTAGTTTGTGGAGGCGAAACAATATCTTGCTTGACATAAACATCCATAATTGAACTAGTGTCTTCTATGCCAAGCTCAGCAAGAAATCTTAAGAGCCATAGATTCTTTTCTCCCTGAACTCTTATCCTTTATGGTTCTATGAACACATTAGACATGCAGTACCTTAGTCTGATACTACATACACCGTCCATCATGTGAAACCTAAGATCTATTTGTTTCAAAACACCCTCAAGTTTACATAAACTATTTTATATTGCTGTTCTAAACAATGGCAGCTCCCAGGTTATTGGAACAGAGCTCCACCTCTCTCTTTTACAGGCTGATACGATCTGCTGAGACACAGAGGGTGTATACCTTTTGATTAGGTTATGTCATCTTAagtaaggacattaaggagcagTTTGGATGCATGGACCAGCTATCCATGTCTTACTTCCCCGAGAATCATATCTGTAAGGGAGAAAGCATCAGCagaaataaagaaatttaaaagcatCGGAGACCTTGCTGATTGTATAATCCAAAAATTAAGGTTATCGGATTCCTTCTGGAGATGGTTTTCCATATCCATCTTCATTAGGCACTCTGTGGATGAAGGTTTCCATAATCACAGCACCTTTTCTCCTTCGTGTTAGATCCAGCACCAACATATGCCCAACCACCACCATGGATGGTATGTTAAGTGCATAAATTACCTCAGCATCCAAACAGGCCCTGTGAACATAACTACAGTTATCAGCCACTCATTTGTAGGTTTTGCCTTCTAAACAAAGCTATGTTTCTGCATAAACTAGTAGATCTATGACTATTTTGGGAAGATGTTTGCTTATgctttatgtgctattttgtaatAATTTTGACGAAGGTTGTGTTCATTGTTCTACACAGAAATTTGCGAGCCTTGGATGCTGACTATCTTACTGAAACAATTGAATGTCTATATGATCATGGTTTATCCTCATGTTAAAAATCAGTCATTGATAACTGAAAACATGGAAAAGAAATGTCCATATAGCACAATGTGACTTGAGAATGGTAGATAACATTAATAGATCTGGAAGTGACATTCAACTTTGCATCATATACTGCAATAATCTGCTATTATGTCCAATAAGTGAACTCCTATTACACCAAAGGTCTACTTCCATCCGCTAAACAAAATGGTTTATCCCATGTAGCATTTTGAGCTTAAAACATAGATTTGGAAGTAGCTTCTTGGTTCTTAAATTTACTTGTGGCCGTAGAGGAGCCTGATGAATCTAGAGGTTCAGGTCTGGTTTTGGAATGCTGATGGGAACAGTGGTGTTATTTGCAACCTATTATCTAAGAGTTCATAGAAAGATGACATTGATATTTTTACCTCGGTAAAGGAGTGATGCAGTAGGATTTGTAATGTCGCTCCAAGATATGTTGAACAAGACTCATTGGTTACTTATGGTTAATCTGATCTCAATAATTTGGGTTTGAAATGGGTATACGGATGAAATGAAAATCCTACCTCTTATATCATATCATGAAGCTGTCTCTTTCCATGTATGTTTATATCAGCAGTTGGTGACCATGGGATGATCCAGAATCAAATTACTTTGTTGTCTCCTTGATTACATTGCCTAGGTATATATATTGTAGGATTTGATTTAACACTGGTTCAATTTGGAACTAAGGCTGTTTACGTGATTGAAATTGTTTATCTATGACCATACATGACTCAGGCTTGCCTTGTAAATGGAGGGGCAGCTGAAATTAAAGGAGAAGCAATCAAGAGAACTAAAGTTAATTTACTGCAGAACTAAAGAATATGACAAGGCCAAAAATTGCAAAGTTTGCATCTGGACTTCCATAACCATGTACAAAATTTACATCGAAGATTGACATGGGAGGAGAGGAAGATC
Above is a genomic segment from Elaeis guineensis isolate ETL-2024a chromosome 1, EG11, whole genome shotgun sequence containing:
- the LOC105060530 gene encoding LOW QUALITY PROTEIN: uncharacterized protein (The sequence of the model RefSeq protein was modified relative to this genomic sequence to represent the inferred CDS: inserted 1 base in 1 codon; substituted 2 bases at 2 genomic stop codons): MALKRAAALFAAGETPATEGLDFRAPVDDACYAVRLLLEEEGTLRVMYCNFSDVYDELYRADGFRTVEELEEFRGRYRPTTLQLQDDEYWKVIEGMEVCVSHTFGESDIHFFDTIIDAASFSKHKFSEGESICTCTFRVLWQHGPMAGEKSIAGVEHICILQSKNVEDQTLNHFLDIARRILEETSNQVDPAISPFRATPRILXPAPSHEPESVGSGYEFSHVTVVACPGGTHGSTVDDRSKKPQKSFLHCKEIMIPDXSSVLEQTSRGKICIKSNSKLAEDLMQINIFHEESYHVFHIANLDKDLSSVAIMDFIHEHTSISCQAAVFPCYGSTSYHMGTIFVXKEHADELLEFSCDPSHIIGSSSGRPWVTSEKWCGVNKCAMPKFEVNSDALSADFGSCTY